One window from the genome of Chitinispirillum alkaliphilum encodes:
- a CDS encoding Peptidase, M23/M37 family translates to MKQIKKRKTILIVPSQARSVKAFRVRFSIGLLFIIIVLTGFFGFFIPFNNVTLDVAKQNQKRNLAEQNRLLSKNLDSSLVLLRDLRDQISLIEEKRDATQKITGLPDDLVDNQSLHQSEPQFNMTTDQLLEYLSEKKAVYQSLIFEISEENNVFERIPVIKPIPNSTVITRRYGMARDPFTGKQKMHHGIDFAGEIGTPVIATASGVVSRVENDPIWGRKITINHRRGYRTVYAHLGSVSVGRGRRVQRGDVIGTIGLSGLTTGPHVHYEILKNNKQVNPEDYFFPQVDIALDEVVIAEELLKEETES, encoded by the coding sequence TTGAAGCAAATTAAGAAGAGAAAGACCATTCTCATAGTTCCTTCGCAGGCCAGGTCGGTCAAAGCCTTTAGGGTCCGATTCTCTATAGGCCTGCTTTTTATCATTATTGTTCTCACCGGTTTTTTTGGGTTTTTTATTCCTTTTAATAATGTAACTCTTGATGTTGCAAAACAGAACCAGAAAAGAAATCTTGCAGAACAGAACAGATTACTTTCAAAAAACCTTGATTCCTCCCTTGTTTTACTCAGAGATCTCAGGGATCAGATAAGCCTTATTGAAGAGAAACGGGATGCAACACAGAAAATAACCGGGTTGCCTGATGACCTGGTAGACAATCAGTCGCTTCATCAGAGCGAACCGCAATTCAATATGACAACCGATCAGCTTCTTGAATACCTCTCGGAAAAAAAAGCGGTTTATCAGAGCCTGATTTTTGAGATTTCAGAGGAAAACAATGTATTTGAGCGAATTCCTGTCATAAAGCCAATTCCTAATTCAACTGTGATTACCCGTCGTTATGGCATGGCGCGTGATCCGTTTACCGGCAAACAAAAAATGCACCATGGTATTGATTTTGCCGGTGAAATAGGAACCCCAGTGATAGCAACAGCTTCAGGGGTTGTCTCTCGTGTAGAAAATGACCCCATATGGGGGAGAAAAATCACAATTAATCACCGCAGGGGTTACAGAACTGTGTATGCACATTTGGGTAGTGTAAGTGTGGGCAGGGGCAGACGGGTCCAGCGGGGTGATGTGATAGGAACAATAGGTTTATCTGGTTTAACAACAGGTCCGCATGTGCATTATGAGATCTTGAAAAACAATAAACAGGTAAATCCAGAAGATTACTTTTTCCCTCAAGTAGATATTGCTCTGGATGAGGTGGTAATTGCTGAGGAGTTACTTAAAGAAGAAACAGAAAGCTGA
- a CDS encoding DNA polymerase II, whose product MDQNKKFSIDCFLLTAQCRDFNNRFEITLWATTEENKSVKIVIDNFHPLFFVDSTLPPTKSKPAIQRKTLELYSLHGTKTDCLYFRNQASMQQCAQNLRSEGYRVYESDVKPLERYLMERMVFGGMRVTGYPITGKSGLFFKNPHIRGSQTEPNLKILSIDIETSVSTGEIYSIASYSNDKSMVYIRGDVTEKSQKVCYCKNESELLSNFFSYVRSTDPDIIIGWNVVDFDMNVICQRALHLNIPFSPGRESGSKIVQSKTTHRKIALIPGRIILDIPTMLRAYHHTFEQYSLDFVSHKLLGKGKTISKKGNEKIKEIDHLFRYDKSKLAHYNLTDAQLALEIFEKSGILQVAIQKSKRSGQLLDKSGGSVASFDYLYLPRIHRAGYVANDLQDISAPPDPLPGGYVLEPRAGFYRDVFVLDFRSLYPSIIMTFLIDPLGFNIEEHKITNPAGTHFSQTKHILPEIIEDLMEARAMAKKSGNSSLSQAIKILMNSFYGVLGSTGCRFFSQEIASTITITGQYILKKSIQFIESRPDLKVIYGDTDSLFVLPDQKLLSQNIEDFGKNIAAKVTEWLSEHIKEKFNAGSALKLQFETHFSHIFIPAVRGALQGSKKHYCGALSDSYGNIKQLVFKGMESARSDWTDLAKEFQHELFMRVFKGKPVEDYIINTTEQLKAGRLDNKLIYKKRLRKNIHEYTVNIPPHAQAAKLLPSPPPNLIRYCITKDGPQPIERISSPLDYGHYLDCQLEPVADSILEQLNSSFEQIISGQQDLFAPQ is encoded by the coding sequence ATGGACCAAAATAAAAAATTTTCAATCGACTGCTTTCTCCTCACCGCTCAGTGCCGTGATTTCAACAACAGATTTGAAATTACTCTATGGGCGACCACTGAAGAAAACAAATCGGTAAAGATTGTCATTGACAATTTTCACCCGCTATTCTTTGTCGACAGCACACTCCCTCCTACCAAGTCAAAACCTGCCATACAGCGAAAGACCCTGGAGCTCTATTCCCTGCACGGAACAAAAACTGATTGTCTTTATTTCAGAAATCAGGCCTCCATGCAACAATGCGCTCAGAACTTAAGGAGTGAAGGGTATAGAGTCTATGAGTCTGATGTAAAACCGCTGGAACGGTACCTCATGGAACGGATGGTCTTCGGGGGGATGAGAGTCACCGGTTATCCAATCACCGGCAAATCAGGCCTGTTTTTTAAAAACCCCCATATACGGGGATCCCAAACAGAACCAAATCTCAAAATTTTGTCTATCGATATCGAAACATCCGTTTCCACCGGAGAGATTTACAGTATAGCCTCATACAGCAACGATAAATCAATGGTGTATATCAGAGGGGATGTAACCGAGAAATCTCAAAAGGTTTGTTACTGTAAGAATGAATCAGAATTACTCTCTAACTTCTTTTCCTATGTTCGAAGCACTGATCCTGACATAATTATCGGATGGAATGTGGTGGATTTTGATATGAATGTGATCTGTCAGCGCGCACTACATCTCAATATCCCCTTTTCTCCAGGAAGAGAAAGCGGCTCAAAAATTGTCCAAAGCAAAACTACCCACAGAAAAATAGCCCTCATTCCGGGAAGAATAATTCTTGATATCCCAACCATGCTCCGTGCATATCATCACACTTTTGAGCAGTACTCGCTTGATTTCGTTTCTCATAAACTCTTGGGAAAAGGCAAAACCATATCTAAAAAAGGCAATGAGAAGATAAAGGAAATAGACCATCTCTTCAGGTATGATAAAAGTAAACTTGCTCATTACAATCTCACAGACGCACAACTGGCCCTGGAGATTTTCGAAAAATCAGGAATTTTGCAGGTCGCAATTCAAAAATCAAAAAGATCTGGTCAGTTGCTCGACAAATCGGGTGGGAGCGTGGCCAGTTTCGACTATCTTTACCTGCCCCGGATACATAGAGCCGGGTATGTGGCAAATGATCTCCAGGACATCTCTGCCCCACCTGATCCTCTGCCGGGAGGTTATGTATTAGAGCCCAGGGCCGGTTTTTACCGCGACGTTTTTGTGCTTGATTTCAGAAGCCTCTACCCATCCATAATTATGACATTTCTGATCGACCCCCTTGGGTTCAACATCGAAGAGCACAAGATTACAAATCCGGCCGGAACTCATTTCTCACAAACAAAACACATACTGCCGGAAATAATTGAGGATCTTATGGAAGCCAGGGCCATGGCTAAAAAGAGTGGTAATTCCTCCCTCTCTCAGGCCATCAAAATTTTAATGAATAGTTTTTACGGAGTGCTTGGATCTACAGGATGCAGATTCTTCTCCCAGGAAATTGCCTCCACCATCACTATTACGGGTCAATACATACTGAAAAAATCGATTCAATTTATTGAGTCCCGTCCAGACCTGAAAGTTATCTACGGCGATACAGATTCACTTTTTGTTTTGCCTGATCAGAAGCTCTTATCACAAAATATCGAGGATTTTGGAAAAAACATCGCCGCAAAGGTAACTGAGTGGCTCTCTGAGCATATTAAAGAGAAATTCAATGCCGGATCAGCCCTAAAGCTGCAGTTTGAAACCCATTTCTCTCATATCTTCATCCCCGCTGTCAGAGGCGCACTCCAGGGCAGCAAAAAACATTACTGCGGAGCCCTAAGTGACAGCTACGGTAATATTAAACAACTTGTTTTCAAAGGGATGGAATCAGCCCGAAGTGACTGGACCGACTTAGCTAAGGAATTTCAGCATGAACTATTTATGCGTGTTTTCAAAGGTAAACCAGTTGAAGACTACATCATTAATACAACAGAGCAACTAAAAGCCGGACGGCTTGACAACAAGCTGATATACAAGAAAAGGCTTAGGAAAAACATACATGAATATACCGTTAACATTCCCCCTCATGCACAAGCGGCAAAACTTCTGCCTTCCCCGCCACCAAACCTTATCCGTTACTGTATTACCAAAGATGGGCCTCAGCCGATAGAAAGAATCTCTTCTCCGCTTGATTACGGGCATTATCTTGATTGTCAACTCGAGCCGGTTGCCGATTCTATTCTTGAGCAGTTAAACAGTAGTTTTGAACAGATAATCTCAGGCCAACAAGACCTTTTCGCCCCTCAGTGA
- a CDS encoding Serine/threonine protein kinase PrkC, regulator of stationary phase — translation MSSSFNPPQSAQNQTAPAPQAELQRMPIPGDKIGPNHILQVIGEGGSASVYRVWHEGLEVVRAVKVLKPDNGKNSRDRFLTEAKILADIHHPNIIEIHHVGYLQQQIPFLELEYIDGMSVKGLIKRFGNLPLPVALSITYFVCQALEYAHTKDYTLYGKIYKGLIHRDVKPENIIISKRGIVKLMDFGIARPSEIGLKNTETKVMGTLVYLSPEQLNSHPLDQRSDIFSLGTVLYEMICGKRAFPQKTITELIHKKTEGQYRPISMYKQPLPQGLEKIIDKCLALYPEDRFEDAAQLGDYVYKILRLISDKAPQDILTIYMKDPPSIPYEWDLLERKNEESADKESKKRKWWKRKAG, via the coding sequence ATGAGCAGTTCCTTTAATCCTCCTCAGTCTGCACAGAACCAAACAGCCCCGGCTCCTCAAGCTGAGCTGCAGAGAATGCCTATACCTGGTGATAAAATTGGACCAAATCACATCCTCCAGGTTATCGGTGAAGGTGGAAGCGCCTCTGTTTACAGAGTTTGGCACGAAGGCCTTGAAGTTGTCCGTGCGGTAAAAGTCTTAAAACCGGATAATGGAAAAAATTCCCGGGATCGATTCCTTACCGAAGCAAAAATTCTGGCTGATATACATCACCCAAATATTATAGAAATACACCATGTAGGTTACCTACAGCAGCAGATTCCCTTTCTTGAACTGGAATATATTGATGGAATGTCGGTAAAGGGGTTGATAAAGCGATTCGGCAATTTACCGCTCCCTGTGGCATTATCCATTACCTATTTTGTCTGTCAGGCTCTTGAGTATGCACACACCAAAGACTACACCCTCTATGGCAAAATCTACAAGGGACTAATTCACAGAGATGTAAAACCCGAAAACATAATCATATCCAAACGGGGAATTGTAAAACTGATGGATTTCGGGATCGCAAGACCCAGCGAAATAGGTTTGAAAAATACTGAGACCAAAGTAATGGGAACACTGGTATACCTAAGCCCCGAACAGTTAAACAGCCACCCACTTGATCAAAGAAGTGATATCTTCTCACTTGGAACGGTGTTATACGAAATGATCTGCGGGAAACGCGCATTCCCCCAAAAAACCATTACAGAACTGATTCACAAAAAAACGGAGGGACAATATCGGCCCATCAGCATGTACAAACAACCTTTGCCGCAAGGGCTGGAAAAAATCATTGACAAATGCCTCGCCCTATATCCTGAAGATAGATTTGAAGATGCTGCGCAATTAGGTGATTATGTGTATAAAATTTTACGCCTTATCTCAGACAAAGCTCCACAGGACATACTGACAATCTACATGAAAGACCCTCCCTCCATACCCTACGAGTGGGATCTGCTTGAGCGGAAAAATGAGGAAAGCGCAGACAAAGAGAGTAAAAAACGTAAATGGTGGAAAAGGAAAGCAGGCTGA
- a CDS encoding Thioredoxin: MSESMKVFTDQNFSEEVLSSELPVVVDFWAEWCGPCKMLTPILNDIAPEYEGKVVIGKLDVDSNPQTASKYGINSIPTMLFFKDGQIVEQHTGLLAKGPLKVKIDRTFQ; the protein is encoded by the coding sequence ATGTCAGAGTCAATGAAAGTTTTCACCGATCAGAACTTCTCAGAAGAAGTTCTCTCTTCAGAGCTTCCTGTTGTTGTTGATTTCTGGGCAGAATGGTGTGGCCCCTGCAAAATGCTCACCCCCATACTCAATGATATAGCCCCGGAATATGAAGGGAAAGTTGTTATCGGAAAACTCGATGTTGATTCAAATCCTCAGACTGCTTCAAAATATGGTATTAACAGCATTCCAACAATGCTTTTTTTCAAAGATGGTCAGATCGTTGAGCAACACACCGGTTTGCTTGCAAAAGGCCCTCTAAAAGTAAAAATTGACAGGACATTTCAATAA